agaggaggttttggaattaattgataaactcaacattaacaagtcaccgggaccagatggcattcacccaagagttctgaaagaactcaaatgtgaagttgcggaactattaactaaggtttgtaacctgtcctttaaataggctttggtacccaatgactggaagttagctaatgtaacgccaatatttaaaaagggctctaggggtgatcccggcaattacagaccggtaagtctaacgtcggtaccgggcaaattagttgaaacaatagtaaagaataaaattgtcggacacatagaaaaacataaactcttgagcaatagtcaacatggtttctgtaaagggaaatcgtgtcttactaatctattagagttctttgaaggggtcaacaaacatgtggacaagggggatccggtggacatagtgtacttggattttgagaaagcctttgacaaggtccctcaccaaaggctcttacgtaaattaagttgtcatgggataaaggggaaggtcctttcatggattgagaactggttaaaagacagggaacaaagggtaggaattaatggtaaattctcagaatggagaggggtaactagtggtgttccccaagggtcagtcctaggaccaatcctattcaatttattcataaatgatctggagaaaggggtaaacagtgaggtggcaaagtttgcagatgatactaaactactcaagatagttaagaccaaagcagattgtgaagaacttcaaaaagatctcacaaaactaagtgattgggcaacaaaatggcaaatgaaatttcatgtggataaatgtaaagtaatgcacattggaaaaaataaccccaactatacatacaacatgatgggggctaatttagctacaacgagtcaggaaaaagatcttggagttatcgtggatagttctctgaagatgtccacgcagtgtacagaggcggtcaaaaaagcaaacaggatgttaggaatcattaaaaaggggatagtgaataagactgagaatatattattgcccttatataaatccatggtacacctacatctcgaatactgtgtacagatgtggtctcctcacctcaaaaaagatattctagcactagaaaaggttcagaaaagagcaactaaaatgattaggggtttagagagggtcccataggaggaaagattaaagaggctaggactcttcagtttggaaaagagaagactaaggggggacatgatagaggtatataaaatcatgagtgatgttgagaaagtggataaggaaaagttatttacttattcccataatacaagaactaggggtcaccaaatgaaattaataggcagcaggtttaaaacaaataaaaggaagttcttcttcacgcagtgcacagtcaacttgtggaactccttacctgaggaggttgtgaaggctaggactataacaatgtttaaaaggggactggataaattcatggtggctaagtccataaatggctattagccaggatgggtaagaatggtgtccctagcctctgttcgtcagaggatggagatggatggcaggagagagatcacttgatcattgcctgttaggttcactccctcaggggcacctggcattggccactgtcggtagacagatactgggctagatggacctttggtctgacccggtacggcctttcttatgttcttatgttcttatgttctgtgttatgggaaggagtaaatcaTACCACCGTATTTACTGTCTCCACACTAGTCAAGATATTATAGAccctatcatatccccccgtagtggtctcttttccaagcacaACAGTCCCAGTCTTAGTAATCTCTCCTTctatgaaagctgttccacacccatcatcatttttgttgcccttttctgaatcttttctaattccaatttCAGATGGGGTGTCCAGAActgcagtattcaagatttgAGTgttactatggatttatataggggcaatatgatattttctgtcttattatctatccctttcttaatgatgcccaaaaAATTCTTTAGATgaccgctgcacattgagtgggtgttttcagagaactatccatagtaACTCTCAGATCTCTTCCTtgcgtggtaacagctaatttacaccccacCACTTTAAATGTATAGTTcggattatgtttcccaatgtgcataaCTTTTCATTTAttagcattgaatttcatctgccattttgttacctagtcacccagttttgtgagatccctttgtagctctttgcggtcagctttgaacttaactatcttgagaagttttgtatcatctgtaaattgttccacctcactggttacccctttgtccagatcatttatgaacatgttgaacagcactggtcccagtacagaatGCTGGTGGACACCACTattcacctctctccactgtgaaaattagccatttattcctgtcctttgtttgctatcttttaaccagtcactgatccaggagaggatcttcccacttatcccatgacagctcactTTGCATAGGAGCCTTTTGGGAGGAACCTTgtccaaggctttctgaaaatctaaggaCATGGACTGGGTCACCCATGTCCACATGctgttgactccctcaaaaaaTTCTAGGAGTTTGGTGaaccatgatttccctttacaaaaaccatattgagtcttccccaacaaatctctGCATCTGATCATTCTGCTCTTTGCTATAGTTTcactttactataatttcaaccattTTGCCCATCACTGAAGTTAGGCTTCGTGGCCTtcaattgccaggatcacccctggagccttttttaaaaattggtgtcacattcgctctcctccagtcatctggtacaaaagctgatttaaatgagagttagtagttctgcaatttcacatttgagttccatCAGAAGTCTTCTCCAGCttccttatgagaatgtcatgtgggactgtatcaaaagccttgctgaaatcCAGGTATGTTATGCCCActgctttcccccagctcccagccagttaccttgtcaaagaaggaaaccaagctggtttggcaggatttgttcttggtaaatccatgctggtgaTCACACTTTCGTCCTCACAAATTGAAGGTTTTATATGTTGTTCTAGTGGCTTTCCATTTGTTGAGATCAGGATGACAggtctatagttccccagctcctcccttttcAAGATGGCCCCTCTGTTAGCCCTTCCCCcatcttctgggacctctcctggcATCCATgaatttgcaaatattattgccagtggctccaagATTTCTTCGACTAATTCCTTCAGCCCCCTGGGTTGAACAGCGTCCTGCCCCACTGatctgaattcattcaaattggccGGAGCATCTCTGACGTGTTCTTTACTGATCCCAATCTGCCgcccttcccctttgttgtctgtgGTAACTTCATTGGTTGCCTGCTCACATGTTGTTTTACACTGAAGCAAAGCAGGCACTGAGCAGTTCTGTCTCCTGACCATCTTCTGTCACCAGGTCAGGATTTTCTGGCCGCTCTCATGATTCTTAGAGGAAAATCTCAGCGTTTGTCACCAATTTAAGGATTTTTTAGCCCACGATCTCTCAGGATCGTCTGGTGATTTGGGATTTTCTGAGGAGGGGGAGGTCActgcgctgccagcagcagcagatcaTCCCCCTGCAGAACCCAGCAGCACTGATGGTTCCCCAGGCAGATCTGTGTCCCCAAACAGCCTCTGCTCTCACACTTCCCACTCCGCGTCTGTCTCTAGGTCTGTCCCAGCCCAACGCTCCAGCCATGGGCAGAGCCCCGATGCCACAGCACGACGCCGGGGAAAGGGAGCTCCCGCCTCAGGGCCCCCCCTGGAGAGCAGGGGGTCCTGCCACGCTGAGGGTCCTGATCCTCGCCCTGCTCTGGAGGGGTAAGTAAGCagcacctgcagccccagggcagggggaagggcagaaccTGCGCGAAGCGGTGCCAGGTCTGTCCCAGGACTTGGAAGGGAGACTgacaagagggggaggggagcgcagtgccccagtgtggtgctagggggcgctgagtgacagggagtgggggcagggggctcgatGTAGGGAGGGATGGAAACTAAATGGAGTGAGATTTGGtcagggacccagggctggggtcagatGGGGCTGCAGGTCGGAAGTGAGGGGAACTGGCagagccctgggggcagggccggctctaacattttttgCGCCCAAAGCAAAAACAAGGAGCGCCGCCCCCCTCCGAGCGTCACgcacccaaggccccgcccctgagcGTCACACAAGCCCCTCCCCCCGAGCGTCACCCCTCCCAGTCCCCACCCCGAGTGTCGCCCCGCCCAAGTCCGCGCCCCTGAGCGTCGCGTCGACCAAgtcccgccccccgagcgtctCGTCgaccaagtccccgccccccggagttcacgtcgcccaagtccccaccacccagagcgtcacatcgcccaagtccccgcccccccaacagggcacccagcctccccccagtgCCGCCTGGCCAAACAAAACATGaacaaaccccgagtgccgcccccTCCCGTGCTTggcaggctggtgcctggagccggccctgtctggggggagctcagggggggTCTCTGCTCTCTATGGGTCCCACTTcgatccctccccatcccctgcagggtccctgtcccagctgcccgGATTTACCCTGACGGTGCCGCAGTCGGTGTCGGTGCAGGAGGGTCTCTGCGTTCTCGTCCCCTGCACCTTCACGTACCCAGCCTCGTACGACACCGACAATCCCTCGGCCCAGCTCTATGGATACTGGTACAAGGAGCCTGCTACTGTGGGCCAGGATCCTCCCGTGGCCAACAGTGCCACCAGCCTGGGGGTGTCGCAGGAGACCCAGGGCCGGTTCCGGCTGAGGGGGGATCCAGCGCATGGTGACTGCTCCCTGCAAATCAGTGATGCCCGACGGACGGATACGGGGAGATATTTCTTTAGCTTCGAGAAAGGCCTGTTAGAACACACTTACCGCTCCAATTCCGATGGCACTGACCCTGCGCTCACGATCTCTGTGCCAGGTAAGAGCAGCCGCAGTCACCGCTTGTGAGGGttccccccactctgaactctggggtacagatgtggggacccgcatgaaagaccccttaagcttatattctaccagcttaAGTTAAAAAATTTCCCAGGGCACAAATTCCTTCCCTTGTCATTGGACgctattgctgccaccaccacgtGATTTATAGAAAAATCCAGGGAAGAGTAACCTGGAATCTCaatccccccaaaatatccctccaagccccttcaccccctttcctgtggAGGATGAAGAATAATGTACCAACCAATTggttagcaatgtgagcacagaccagactctttgtcttcaggacactgaaaatcaatcaggttcttaaaagaagaattttatatatatagagagagagaaatagaatcacacctgcaaaatcagtgTGGAAGGTAACTTCACAGGgtaaataaaagattaaaaaaacagaggattcccctctggctcagcttcacagttacaaaaacaggaatcaaACTACGTCTGTAGTccaggaaaattcacaagctaaaacacaaGATAACCTAGCGCCTTTCCTTGCCTACTTACAATGTCTGTGGTTTTAGATCTATTCTTCcaggtatatttgcaggagatGTTGTACCTACTCGGTCTCTCCCTctgtccagagagggaacaacaaagagagcaacaaacaaatcctctccccacccccacagatttgaaagtttcctctttcctcattggtccttctggtaaggtgccaactaggttatctGAGCTGATGAATCCCTTACAGGGAAGGCGATttagtacagctgccaaggagggatttgATGCTACTGCACACAGAGAGTTGTTACTCTTCCCTCTACATTTATGACACCGCTCagcagcccccctgagccagccagtccccgccctggggccggatcggggccgcacccctagaggggaaaggccccgtgtccctgagtgattctctcccctctccccatgtcTCAGGGCTGACAGAGGAGCCAGAGATCCAGATCTCGCCGGCGCGGGGGCTGCCAGGGACGCTGCTGGCCGGGGAGCCGGTGACTGTGACCTGCACGGCCCCTGGGCGCTGCTCCGGGCCCCCTCCCCGAGTCACCTGGACGGGGCCGTTCAGCGACACAGCCCGGGACGTCTCAGCCCAGCTGGCGAACGGCACCTGGGCCCACAGCTCCGCGCTCAGCTTCACGCCCGGCCCGGGGGACCACGGCAAAGAGCTCGTCTGCAGCGTCACCTACAGGCCACCACAGGGACCTTCCACCCGCAGAACCGTCCGGCTCCACGTCGGCTGTGagtgacccccccagcccctccacgctggcccccagccccctctgctgggatccccccctgggctccccagccctgccctccagcccctcccccaactcagcactgtgatgggatccccaccccccccaggccCCCTCAGCCAATTCTACTCCCGGCCCTTTCACCCCACACCATGCAGCTTCTTCTCCCTTGGGATCttcaccccttccttccccctttggctatggctcctccctcccctccgcacCCCCAGGTCCTTCTCTTCTGGGATCCTCTCTACCCCCGACCTGCCCTACCCCCAGAATCCTCCTGTGCTAGGAtccacccccaccattccagtCCCCTCTTACTGGGATTCCCCCCTCACACCAGTCTCCCCTGAGATCCCCCCAGGCTGTCCCACAGTGTCTCCtcatccctccccttcctgccgGGATCGGTGGATGCTCTATATGGAGCAGAGGGTTAACGGGACCCAGTCATTGTCTGGCACTAAACACGCTCCGGGTTCAGTGCCCAGAGACCTCGGCCCGCCTTGCCCCAGGGCAAACCCCCGTTAAATGGCCTGTGACTCTCGCGCTGCAGATCCAGGGCAGAGGGGAAATCAGCAGCTGCCTTTGCAAGGTGAAGGATCAAATCTGGCATCTGTTTAAGGACGGCCCTTGTTCCTGTCAGTCGGAGGCAGATTTAGAAGGAacccgccccccagtgccccgccGCCGTGTCTGAGCCCAGGCCTCAGCCTGACCCCGAACGTCTACACAGACCTCGGAGGAAACGTCCGCGGTGCAATCAGAgatcacagcctgagccccacgagcccgACCCAACGGACCCAggctctgagcctcagcaccGCGGGTCTTTGAGGGCAGTGTGGGGCTGttggtcaggagtgaggggaaccggcagagctgtggggtgcAGCTCAGGGTTGGTCTCTGCTCTCTATTGGTCCCACTTcgatccctccccatcccctgcaggcTCCCTGTCCCAGCCGCCCGGATTTACCCTGACGGTGCCTCAGTCGGTGTCAGTGCAGGAGGGTCTCTGCGTTCTCGTCCCCTGCATCTTCACGTACCCAGCCTCGTACGACACCGACAATCCCTCGGCCCAGCTCTACGGAAAGTGGTACAAGGAGCCTGCTACCATGGGCCAGGATCCTCCCGTGGCCAGCAGtgtctccagcctgagcctgtcGCAGGAGACCCGGGGCCGGTTCCGGCTGACGGGGGATCCAGCGCATGGCGACTGCTCCCTGCAAATCAGTGATGCCCGACGGACGGATGCAGGGAAATATTTCTTTAGCTTCGAGAAAGGACTGTTAGAACACACTTACCGCTCCAATTCCGATGGCACTGACCCTGCGCTCGTGATCTCTGTGCGAGGTAAGAGCAACTGCAGTCACCGCTTGTGAGGGttccccccactctgaactctggggtacagatgtggggacccgcaagAAGGACCCCttaagcttatattctaccagcttcggttaaaaactttcccagggcacaaattccttcccttgtccttggacgctattgctgccaccaccacgtGATTTATAGAAAAAtccagggaagggtcacttggaatctcAATCcgcccaaaatatccccccaagccccttcaccccctttcctgtggAAGCTGGAGAATAATGTACCAACCTATTGGTTAGCAATGTGAGCGCAGACCATACtctttgtcttcaggacactgacaatcaatcaggttcttaaaagaagaattttatatatatagagagagagaaatagaatcacacctgcaaaatcagtttGGAAGGTAACTTCACAGGgtaaataaaagattaaaaaaacagagGATTGCCCtctggctcagcttcacagttacaaaaacaggaatcaaACTACGTCTGTAGCccaggaaaattcacaagctaaaacacaaGATAACCTAGCGCCTTTCCTCGCCTCCTTCCAATGTCTTTGGTTTTAGATCTATTCTTCcaggtatatttgcaggagatgttgtacctgctCGGTCTCTCCCTctgtccagagagggaacaacaaagagagcaacaaacaaatcctctccccacccccacagatttgaaagtttcttctttcctcattgTTCCTTCTGGtaaggtgccaactaggttatttgagctGATTAATCCCTTACAGGGAAGGCGATttagtacagctgccaaggagggatttgATGCTACTGCACACAGAGAGTTGTTACTCTTCCCTCAGTATTTATAACACCGCTCatcagcccccctgagccagccagtccccgccctggggccagattgGGGCCgcgcccctagaggggaaaggccccgtgtccctgagtgattctctcccctctccccgtgTCTCAGGGCTGACGGAGGAGCCAGAGATCCAGATCTCTCCGGCGCGGGGGCTGCCAGGGACGCTGCTGGCCGGGGAGCCGGTGACTGTGACCTGCACAGCCCCTGGGCGCTGCTCCGGGCCCCCTCCCCGAGTCACCTGGACGGGGCCGTTCAGCGACACATCCCGGAACGTCTCAGCCCAGCTGGCGAACGGCACCTGGGCCCACAGCTCCGCGCTCAGCTTCACGCCCGGCCCGGGGGACCACGGCAAAGAGCTCATCTGCAGCGTCACCTACAGGCCACCACGGggaccttccaccaacagaaccGTCCGGCTCCACGTCGGCTGTGAGtgaccccccctgcccctctatgccgcccccagccccctctgctgggatcccccctgggctcccagccctgtcctccagcccctcccccaactcagccctgtgctgggatccgccccccccccaggccccctcAGCCAATTCTACTCCGggccccttcaccccacaccatgcagctccttctcccttgggatattcaccccttcctgccccccttgGCTATggctcccccacttccctccgCACCCCCAGGTCCTTCTCTTCTGGGATCCTCTCTACCCccaacctgccctgcccccagaatCCTCCTGTGCTTGTGtccacccccaccattccagtCCCCTCTTACTGGGATTCCCCCCTCACACCAGTCTCCCCTGAGATCCCCCCAGGCTGTCCCACAGTGTCTCCtcatccctccccttcctgccgGGATTGGTGGATGCTCTATATGGAGCAGAGGGTTAACGGGACCCAGTCATTGTCTGGCACTAAACACGCTCCGGGTTCAGTGCCCAGAGACCTCGGCCCGCCTTGCCCCAGGGCAAACCCCCGTTAAATGGCCTGTGACTCTCGCGCTGCAGATCCAGGGCAGAGGGGAAATCAGCAGCTGCCTTTGCAAGGTGAAGG
This genomic window from Mauremys mutica isolate MM-2020 ecotype Southern chromosome 17, ASM2049712v1, whole genome shotgun sequence contains:
- the LOC123351528 gene encoding sialic acid-binding Ig-like lectin 11 isoform X1; translated protein: MGRAPMPQHDAGERELPPQGPPWRAGGPATLRVLILALLWRGSLSQLPGFTLTVPQSVSVQEGLCVLVPCTFTYPASYDTDNPSAQLYGYWYKEPATVGQDPPVANSATSLGVSQETQGRFRLRGDPAHGDCSLQISDARRTDTGRYFFSFEKGLLEHTYRSNSDGTDPALTISVPGLTEEPEIQISPARGLPGTLLAGEPVTVTCTAPGRCSGPPPRVTWTGPFSDTARDVSAQLANGTWAHSSALSFTPGPGDHGKELVCSVTYRPPQGPSTRRTVRLHVGCSLSQPPGFTLTVPQSVSVQEGLCVLVPCIFTYPASYDTDNPSAQLYGKWYKEPATMGQDPPVASSVSSLSLSQETRGRFRLTGDPAHGDCSLQISDARRTDAGKYFFSFEKGLLEHTYRSNSDGTDPALVISVRGLTEEPEIQISPARGLPGTLLAGEPVTVTCTAPGRCSGPPPRVTWTGPFSDTSRNVSAQLANGTWAHSSALSFTPGPGDHGKELICSVTYRPPRGPSTNRTVRLHVGWSLSQPPGFTLTVPQQVSVQEGLCIVVPCTFTYPASYDTDNPSAQLYGNWYKEPATVGQDPPVASSVSSLRVSQEIQGRFRLVGDPAHSDCSLQISDARRTDAGKYFFSIEKGLLEHTYRSNSFGTDPALVISVPELTEEPEIQISPARGLPGTLLAGKPVTVTCTAPGRCSGPPPRVTWMGPFSDTAWNISAQLANGTWAHSSALSFTPGLGDHGKELVCSVTYRPPQGPSTHRTVRLHVGYPPWPPNITGTLTRNGRPDSPRPGTGLNSSCQHQGPSVSCSCSLRSHPPPQLQWQVDGEPLAGNGSRGGPAGQLLGPGGRGRQHPELDGER